The genomic stretch CCTGCGCCTACGGGATGCCATCCATCCCGAAAACGCCAATACACCTGTCCGCCGCGTGTGCTATGCAGCGCAGCTGGTTCTGACCGGCGATAGTGACCCAGAAGAAGATCGTCTGCCTATGCTGCGTCGGATCGAAGAGCTGAGCCAGGTCTTTGTCGACGCCGATAGCCGCTCGGCCCTGGCCGAAGCAACAGAAGCCCTGTTGGAAGACAATCATTACAGGTGTCTGAAGTCCCTGCGCACTTTGCTGCCACGGGAAGAACGCTTGATGGCGATCCGTCCGTCATGAGCTTTGCACCCACCATCCCTTCGACCGGATTGACTGGTTGGGCCTTTTTGCAGTCTACCTACGACCGCCAGTTTGAGCACTTCAACAAGGACCCGGTCCTGGAGCGCGACAACGAGTACTTCATGGAAAACATCAAAAAGGTCAAAACCGCAGAGGATCTGGTTTCTGACTATCGCCTGCTGGAAGTGGCCTTGAATGCATTTGGTCTCGCCAGTGAGATCAATTCAAAGGCGATGATTCAGAAAGTGCTTGAAGATGGGAGCGAAGCGGATGATGCCTTGGCCAACAAGCTAGGCGACGACCGCTGGATCGACTTCACAAATGCATTCAAGTTTGGCCCCGGCCTCGCTCCCGTGACCGGCCTGACCTACAAAATGCAGGAAGTCGCCGACAAAAATGTGGTGCAGTCTTTTGAAGACGCGGTTGGGCAGCAGGACGTTTCCATGCAGATCGCTCTTTATGCTGAACGGGAACTGGTGGATCTGGTCACCTTCGATGACGAAGGCGAAGAACTGTCAATCACCGGACAATGGCTCAACATCATTGGTCAGCCGCAGCTTCAAACCATGATGCAGACCGCACTTGGATTGCCAAGTGATCTGGCACTGCTTGATATCGACCAGCAGGTCGGCATCATGCAGGACGCTGCAAAAAAACGGTTTGGGTCTGACGATCTCACCATGTTTTCGGATCCGGAACAGTTGGAAAAACTGGTCAATACCTATCTGGCACGGACCGAACTGAACGCTTACTCAGGCGCCGCATCCTCTGGAGCCCTGGCGCTTTCGCTGCTGCAAGCCTGAGCAAAGCCTCCAAAACCGATAGGTCAAACTGAAATGAGGGCGATCCAGGTAGACTGGAACACGCCCTTTTTTCTATTTCCGCCGTTTCTTTCTGTTTTCAGCCCGTTTTGGCCGACATGATGCTCAATAATGCAGGGCTGTGCGCCCGCATAAAGGGCAAAAAGCTGTTCAACTTCTTGCCCTTTCGACATCAGCTCCCCTCTAGGGACCTGCCCCTAGCGCCCTCTGGTGGCGCGGCGCAGCATCAGCTGCAGGCGGTTAAAGCTGTTGGAAATCCCGCTAGGATCTTCTTTGCCAAAAAAGGCATCCAGTTCCGGCCAGATCTTCACCGCCTGATCCAAAACTGCATCATTGCCTTCGGAATACAGGCCCGCGCGGATCATCACTTCGGATTGCTCATAAGATCCCAGGAATTTGCGGACCTCCAGAATGGCAGCGTTCTCTTCTTCTGTTGCCGCCGCTGGCAAACTCCGCGAGACCGAGCGCGAGACATCAACCGCCGGGAACCGTCCGCGCTCGGCGATCTCCCGGTTGAGCACGATATGCCCGTCCAGAACACCACGCAGGATATCCGCGATGGGTTCATCCATGTCAGAGCCCGCCACCAGAACGCTGAACACCGCCGTGATGTCGCCCTGGCCATTAGCGCCAGGACCAGCCCGTTCGCAGAGCCCGGTGATCAGAGGCGTGACAGAGGGCGGGTAGCCGCGCAACGATGGGGCCTCGCCCGAAGCCGCGGAAATCTCCCGGTGGGCCTCGGCAAAACGCGTCACCGAGTCGGCCATGAACAGGACGTTTTTACCCTGATCGCGGAAATGTTCAGCGATGGTCATAGCAGCCCAGGCACTGCGACGGCGCACCAGCGCCGACTGATCAGAGGTGGCAGCCACAACAACCGCCCGTTTCATGCCTTCTGGCCCCAGAACCTCTTCGACAAAGTGATTCACTTCGCGTCCACGTTCGCCAATCAGCGCCATGACCACGACATCGGCCTGCATAAATTGCGCCATTTTTGCGAGCAAAGTCGATTTACCAACACCAGAGCCCGCAAAAAGACCAATACGCTGGCCCTGTACGATGGGGAGAATCGTATTGAACACCGACAGCCCGGTCTCCAAACGCGCCCCCATATGACGCCGTCCTGCCGCTTTTGGAGGCGGCGCCATCAGATCCCGCGCCTGTTCTCCGCGCAGCATGGGCCTGCCATCCAGGGGTTCGCCAAAGGGATCAATCACCCGGCCGATCCAGTTATCACCCGGGGCAAATGCTGGCGCCGGGCGCAGCATCACACGATCGTTCATCGCGACGCGATCTGGCGCACGATCAGGTAACATACTGATTTTACTATCACTAATCTTCAGGACTTCGCCGTGCAATTCATCACCCGGCCCCCGCACAAGCACCAGGCGATCGCCGATTCGCGCTTCGCGTTCCAGGCCGGATATTTCGATTTCTCCCCCGGAAATTCCGCTGACGCGCCCCATGGAAGTTGCCAATTTCTTACTGGCGATTTGTTCGGTCAAAGCTTTCAGCTCTGGAATCATGGCCTGAGGCCTCCAACTAGTTCCTGAAACAATTTCTAAAGGAATCAGGGTTAAGCCTTGATTGAAATTGATCGAGGGAGAAGCCCCGGTGTTCACCGAACTGAACGTTTTTAAAATTGCATATTCGATGGCCAGCCACGCAGGTAAGCGTCAGGCGCTGGTGGCGGAAAACATCGCCAATGCGGATACGCCTGGATATCACGCCAAGGATATCAAACCTTTTAAAGAGGTCTATGCCGCCGGGCCGCGCCCGGGCGATATGGTGGCCTCACGCGGCTCGCATCTGAATGGCATCAACGGCTCCAACATGAATTGGGCCGTGACCACGTCGCCCAGCGGCGCCGACCCCAACGACAACTCCGTCTCGCTTGAGACCGAAATCCTTAATGGGGTTGAGGTCAAGCGCCAGCATAGCCGGGCGCTTGCCATCTATAAATCATCAATGAACATTCTGCGCACCAGTTTGGGGCGCTAAAGGGGAACATGAGCCATGAGTGAATTTTCCAATTCCCTGAGTGTGACCGCCAGCGGCCTGAAAGCACAGGCGACCCGGCTGCGTCACGTCTCTGAAAACATCTCCAACGCCGACACCCCTGGGTATCGCCGCAAGAGCGTGCCTTTTGAGGCAGCGCGCGATCTGGAGAACGATGTGGAACGGGTCAAGACTGGTCGCGTCGTCCTCGATCGCAGTGACCTGGAAAATGTCTATGACCCTTCGCATCCCCTGGCGGATGAAAGCGGTCACTACGAGGGATCGAACGTAGATCTGATGATCGAGATCGCCGACGCCCGCGAGGCGCAACGCAGCTATGACGCAAACCTGAAAATGTTCGAACAAACCCGTGGAATGTCAGCTTCGCTGATGGACCTTCTGAGAAAATAATCTAACACCCGAGGAGATCCAGAATGGATATTCGCTCTATCACTGCCGCCGCTGGTGGCTATGCTGCCGCCCGTCCCGCCACCAAAGCGGACCCGGAATTTGCTGGCCCCAGCCCCACCGATCAGCTGCGCTCAAGCTTTGCCAATTTTGCCAACACCATGCAGGTTGGTGAACAGACCGCCGTTCAGTCAATGACTGGCGGTGGTGATCCCCACGCGCTGGTTCAGGCTCTGGCCCAGACCGAGCTGGCGGTTGAGACCGCAGTGACCGTGCGCAACAAGGTGGTCGAAGCTTATCAAGAAATCCTGCGGATGCCGGTCTAAGCCAATGATGAGCGAAGGCCAATTCTACGATACCCTACGACAGGCTCTTTGGGCCGGGGTCACCATGTCATCGCCGATCCTGGCGGTGGCCCTGGTCGTCGGTCTCGCCATTGGCCTGTTTCAGGCTCTGACATCCGTACAGGAAATGACCCTCACCTTTGTCCCCAAACTGGCGGCGATTGTCGTCGTGTTCTGGATGTCCATGGGGTTCATGACTCAAACACTCGTGGCCTTTTTTAACGGCCATATCATTCCTTTGATCGCAGGAGTTTCTTGATGGGAAACGTAGGCTACGCAACCCTCTCCCGGCAGACCGGTTTGATGCGCGAAATGCGTGTGGTGGCGAATAACATCGCAAACGCTGCCACCACGGGCTACCGCTCTGAAGGGCTGATTTTTTCCGAATTTGTCCAATCCTCTCCGGGCCAGCAATCCCTATCGATGGCGCGAGCGAATATTTTCAACACCTCCATGGAACAGGGCCAGCTGACCCAGACCGGGGGCTCCTTTGATTTTGCAATCGAGGGCGACGCCTATTTCATGATCGAAACCCCGCTTGGGGAACGGCTGACCCGCTCAGGCGCTTTTTCTCCCAATGCGGCCGGCGATCTGGTGACCATGGACGGCCACAAGGTTCTGGATGCAGGCCGCGCGCCGGTCTTTATTCCGGGCACCGCTGAATCCATTCACGTCGGGGCCGATGGCACCATTACCGCCGATGGTAATACCGTCGGTCAGATTGGCCTGTTCCAGCCAGACGAAGAAACCACCTTGATGCGCGAGGATGGCGTGATGTTCCGCGCCGAGGGCGAAATTGTAGAGTCCGAAACCGCCAAAGTGGTGCAGGGATTTCTGGAGGGATCCAACGTCAATGCCATCACCCAGGTGAGCCGAATGATTGAAATCCAGCGCGCCTATGAAATGGGCCAAAGTTTTCTGGAAACAGAAGACCAGCGCATCCGCAACGCCATTGAAAAACTGATCAAGTCATAGGAGACCACCCATGCGTGCCCTAAAAATCGCCGCAACAGGTATGAGCGCGCAGCAGCTGCGTGTTGAAACCATCGCGAACAACTTGGCCAACATGAACACCACGGCCTACAATCCACGCCGCGCCGAATTTGCCGATCTGCACTACCAGCAAGTCACCCGTGCCGGCACCGTGAATGCCTCTGATGGGACCATCCTGCCCACCGGTGTTCAGGTGGGTCTGGGTGTTCGTCCCGCCGCCATTTCCGTGCATCTGCAACAGGGTGCCCCGGAACAGACAGGCAATGATCTGGATGTTGCCATCGAGGGTAAGGGCTACCTGGAAGTCACCCTGCCGTCGGGTCAAAGCGGCTATACCCGCGATGGCTCGCTGAAACGCTCGGCCGAGGGGCTGATTGTCACCTCTGACGGCTATACGGTAGCCCCGGATGTGACCGTTCCTGACGACGCAATCAGCATCTCGATCAATGGCTCCGGCGAAGTCTACGCCTATTTTGAAGAGACCGCCGAAGGCCAGCTTCTGGGCCAGTTCAACCTTGCCAGCTTTACCAACCCCAAGGGTCTGGAAGCCATTGGCAGCAATCTCTTTTCCGAAACCGAGGCCTCAGGCGCTCCAAATGTATCAACCGCCGGCGAAAACGGACTTGGCACCTTCCGCCAGGGCTATCTCGAAGGCAGCTCTGTCGATTCAGTCCGCGAAGTCACCGAGTTGATCGAGGCACAGCGTGGCTATGAAATGAACTCCAAAGTCATCTCTGCAGTCGATCAGATGATGTCTGCGACGACACAGATCCGCTAATGAAACACATTCTCGCCCTTCTCATCGCCCTGACAGCTCAGACCGCCTGGGCCGAAATTCTGGTGCCCCTACGGACCATTCGGGCCAAAGAGATCATCCTTGCCACCGATCTGACCTTCAAACCGGTCAATGTGGCTGGGGCATTGTCAGATGCAAACGAAGTGGTGGGAATGGAAGCACGTGTGCCGCTTTATCCTGGTCGCCCCATGCGGCCCAGCGATATCGGCCCACCCGCCATCGTCGACCGAAACGACCTTGTCACACTCGCCTTTCGCCGCAATGGGCTGACCATCATGGCAGAGGGCCGCGCCCTGGGACGAGGATCCGAAGGGGAATGGATCAAGGTTATGAACTTGGCATCACGGAGCACCGTGACCGGGCGTGTAAACGCAGACGGGTCAGTAGAGGTAAAATAATGAACACGAAATCAATTGCCACCAAACTTGCGCTGACTGGTCTGGTCTTGCTGGGGGCCTGTGGCCGCATGGATCATCTTGGCAAACCACCAACCCTGTCCGAAACCACCGAGTCGCCGGAACATGTTGCCATGCTGTGGCAGGGGCTACCGACAGAGGTCCAGAACCAGCGCGCGGTGGATGGAGCTTCTTTGTGGAGCGGCTCGCAAAACTCGCTGTTGGGGGATCGTCGTGCCGTGAACCGCGGCGACATCCTGACTGTTGTCATTGAATTCGACGAAGAGGCCGAAATTTCCAACGGCACCAGCCGCTCGCGCTCTAGCGCAGAAAGCATGGGGGTTCCGCAGCTCTTTGGCCTGCCGCAGCGCATTGATGGCAAACTTCCCGAAGGTGCCTCGATGGCAAACGCCGTTGATCTGACCGGGGCCAGCAGCTCCAAGGGCAACGGATCGGTAAAGCGCAACGAAAAGCTGGAAATGCGTGTTGCTGCAACCGTGGTCGATGTGCTGCCCAATGGGGTGCTAGCTATCAGCGGCAAACAGGAGGTTCGGGTCAACTTCGAACTGCGTGAGCTTTTGGTCTCGGGCTATGTGCGTCCCCAAGATATCAGCCGTCAGAACCAGATCACCTATGACAAAATCGCCTCGGCGCGGATCTCATATGGTGGCCGTGGTCAGATCACCGATGTGCAACAACCGCGATACGGCCAGCAAGTGCTGGACGCGATCCTACCATTCTGAGGTGACACATGATCGCTAAATTACTTCCTGTCATATTGCTGATTGTCGGCACTGCTGCTGGGATTGGGGCCGGTATCATGCTGGCCCCCTCCCCAGAGCCCAAGGCGGAACAGGCCGCAGGCGACATGGGCGATGACATTGATCACGCTGATGGCGAAGAGGCTGAGCACGCCCAAGAGGCTGGCGAAGATGGGCTGGGGCCGGATCCAAACCGGGAATACATCAAGATCGACAACCAGTTTGTTATCCCGGTGGTGGAGCGCGAAAACCTGTCTTCTCTGGTGGTCATCGCGCTCAGCCTTGAGGTCAAAACCGGCATGAGTGACAAGGTCCACCTCTATGAGCCCAAGCTGCGCGATGCCTTCCTGCAGGTGCTGTTTGATCATGCCAATATGGGCGGCTTTCGTGGTGCCTTTACCCGCTCAGATGTTCTCAACCCGCTGCGCACCGCCCTACGGGAGGCCGCACAACGGGAGTTGGGCAAGGGCGTCTATGATGTATTGATCGTGGAAATCTCGCGCCAGGACGTCTAGGAACTGACTGAAAATTCCAAATGCTCCAGCGGGCCTGCTCTCTCCAGCGGGCCCGTTTCAACATGTATGGGGTATGCGCCCGGTCGGCAGCGCGCGCGGCCTGCACACTCCGAATAGGGCCAACCCTAAAGCGGCAGGCTGTGACTGCTGCGGCAGGGGCGGGAGCCCCCCCTGCCTCTTCTTAGCGCTGTTACTTAGCGGCCTTTCCAGACCGGGTCGCGTTTCTCGGCAAAGGCACGGGCACCTTCCAGCTGATCCTCACTGGAATAAAGCACATCCACCGCGCGCAACTGGCGCTGGGTGATATGGTTCATCGCATCCTGGAATTTGCAATCTTCCGCGTCGCGCACCACCTCTTTGATCGCCGCATAGACCAGCGGCGGCCCAGAGGCGAGCAGGCGTGCCAGCTCCCAGGCGCGATCCATCAACTGGTCGCCGGGCACAATCTCGTTCACCAGCCCCCAGCGGTTGGCTTCTTCGGCGTCAAACCAGCGCCCGGTGAGCAAAAGCTCCATGGCAATATGATAGGGAATGCGTTTGGGCAGCTTGATCGACGCCGCATCGGCCACGGTGCCTGAGCGGATTTCGGGCAGGGCAAATGTTGCGTGATCTGCGGCCAGGATCATATCGGCCGAAATGGCCAGCTCCAATCCACCGCCACAGGCGATGCCGTTCACCGCAGCAATCACTGGCTTGTTCATGTCGCGCAATTCTTGCAAGCCGCCAAAACCGCCGACACCATAATCGCCATCGACCGCATCACCATCAGCCGCCGCCTTTAGGTCCCAGCCGGGGCAAAAGAACTTGTCGCCGCCACCCGTCAGGATCGCCACCCGCAAATCCGGATCATCGCGAAAATCGCGAAACACCTCGCCCATCACCTTGCTGGTGGCCAAATCAATGGCATTGGCCTTGGGCCGGTCCAGCGTGACTTCCAGAATGGCGCCGTCGCGCCGGGTTTTTACCGGTCCATCCGTCATGTCCTGTCCACTCATCTCATCATATCCTTTCGTCGCATCAGCGCATCTGCCGCCACCGCATCCTCGGGCGTACACAGCAGCGGGTTGATTTCAATTTCTTCCAGACCTTCGGCCTCGGCCAGCACATAGTCCTGCACCGATCGCACCGCGCGTAAAATGGCACCGCGATCCGCGGCTGGTTTGCCGCGATAGCCTGCCAGTATTTTTGCGATCTTCAAGCCATCGAGGGCCGCATCAATTGCCGCATCACTGGCGGGCAGCAAAAGCGAGCACCTGTCTTGCAGGATCTCAGTCAAAGTGCCGCCCGCCGCCAGTGTCAGAACAAAGCCATGCGCCGGGTCTTTCACCACCCCGATCAGCAGTTCTGCCACGGTGCCGCCAACCATTTCCTCAACCAAGAACCGCTCTGTCGGCATCGCAGCTGCCGCCGCGCTGACGTCGCCGCCACAATTTAACCCCAGCACCACCGCGCCGGCTTCGGTTTTATGGGCAACCCCTTCGCCTTTCAGCACCACCGGATAGCCAATATCCGCCGCTGCCGCCCGCGCCATGCCGGGAGATTTGGCGCGGATGGATTTGGGAACCCGCAGGCCATACTGCGCCAAGCGAAACTTGGCTTCCGCCTCAGAGACCAGACTAGGCTCTACCACCGTGGTCGGCAGTAACACAGGCTCTGCGATCTCTGGTTCTGGCGCAGCGGAGGCCGCACAGGCCACCAGGGCCTCGCGCAGCCCACAAAAGGGCACCACGCCAGCTGCCATCAGCTGGTCGGAGACCGCCTCAGGCAACAGTTCCGGCAGGGTGGCCACCAGCGCAACATTTGCCCCTGTGGCCTGACGCGCGCCAATGGCGGCCTCAATGGCACAGTCCCAGTCACCGGCAGAGCAGCGATCGGGGCGCGGAAAATCAACGATCAGCAGGGTCATCGCCAGGGAGGGATCCATCATCGCAGACCAGGCCCGCGTCATCGCCGGCGTGTCGCGCCAGATATAGGTGTGGTAGTCCAGCGGATTGGCCAGCGCCACCATCGGCCCCAGGGCCGCACGCAGGTCGGCTGTCTGGGTGTCATTCAAAGGCGGAAACACCACCGGAAGATCATGCGCGGTATCGGCAGCAAGGCTTGCCTCGCCTCCCGAACAGCTGATCGATCCCAACCGGTTGTTGGCCAATGGCCCTGTCACATGCAGCAGTTTCAGCGTTTCCAGAAACGCTGGCAGATCGTCAAGCCGCGCAATCCCCAGACGCGAAAGCAAAGCCTGAGCCCCCGCATCACCACCCGCAAGTGAGGCCGTATGCGAAATGGTCGCCGCCTGTGCCTCAACGGATTTGCCCACCTTAAGCGCGATAATTGGCTTGCCCAAGGCGCGCGCCTTGGCTGCCAGTGCCTCAAAGGCGCGCAGATCGCCAAAGCCTTCGATATGCAGGCCCAGCGCGGTGACGCGATCATCGTCCAGCAGCGCCTCTCCGATGGCGGCAATGCCGGATTGCGCCTGATTGCCCGCCGCCACCACATAGGCGATGGGCAGGCCCCGGGTCTGCATGGTCAGATTGATGGCAATGTTGGAGCTTTGGGTGATCAGAGCCACGCCCCTCTCTACCCGCGCTCCACCGTGTTGGTCCGGCCACAACAGGGCACCATCCAGGTAATTGATAAAGCCATAGCAATTGGGCCCGAGGAAAGGCATCTCCCCCGCCGCTTGCAACAGCTGCGCCTGAAGATCTGCGCCCTCAGCATCCTCGGCCTGGGCCTCCAGGAAGCCAGAGGCAAAGCACACCGCACCGCCCGCATCCCGCGCCGCCAGGTCCCGTACCACCTCAATTGTGGCAAAGCGGTTTACCCCGACAAAGGTAGCATCCGGCGCCTGCGGCAGACTGGCGACATCCCGATAGACCGGCAGGCCTGCCAGCTCTTCTGCCTTCGGGTGAAGCGGCCAGATCTCGCCGTCGAACCCCATCTTCTGACACTGTTCAATCACCAGACGGCACCAGGCTCCACCGCCCACAACGGCGATGGTTTTGGGCCTAAACAGCCTGTTTAGAGACTTCATTTCGATTTATTCATCCCTTGTGGCCCGGTCCAGATGGCCAAGGTCCTGTTGCGGGTTGATCCGGTCGCGCACGCGGGTCTTCAGCTCTTTCACATCGGGAAATCCGCCGTCGCGCTTGCGCTCCCAGATCAGCTCTTC from Phaeobacter sp. G2 encodes the following:
- a CDS encoding carnitinyl-CoA dehydratase, encoding MTDGPVKTRRDGAILEVTLDRPKANAIDLATSKVMGEVFRDFRDDPDLRVAILTGGGDKFFCPGWDLKAAADGDAVDGDYGVGGFGGLQELRDMNKPVIAAVNGIACGGGLELAISADMILAADHATFALPEIRSGTVADAASIKLPKRIPYHIAMELLLTGRWFDAEEANRWGLVNEIVPGDQLMDRAWELARLLASGPPLVYAAIKEVVRDAEDCKFQDAMNHITQRQLRAVDVLYSSEDQLEGARAFAEKRDPVWKGR
- the flgA gene encoding flagellar basal body P-ring formation chaperone FlgA, giving the protein MKHILALLIALTAQTAWAEILVPLRTIRAKEIILATDLTFKPVNVAGALSDANEVVGMEARVPLYPGRPMRPSDIGPPAIVDRNDLVTLAFRRNGLTIMAEGRALGRGSEGEWIKVMNLASRSTVTGRVNADGSVEVK
- a CDS encoding FlgB family protein, whose translation is MFTELNVFKIAYSMASHAGKRQALVAENIANADTPGYHAKDIKPFKEVYAAGPRPGDMVASRGSHLNGINGSNMNWAVTTSPSGADPNDNSVSLETEILNGVEVKRQHSRALAIYKSSMNILRTSLGR
- a CDS encoding DUF1217 domain-containing protein, with product MSFAPTIPSTGLTGWAFLQSTYDRQFEHFNKDPVLERDNEYFMENIKKVKTAEDLVSDYRLLEVALNAFGLASEINSKAMIQKVLEDGSEADDALANKLGDDRWIDFTNAFKFGPGLAPVTGLTYKMQEVADKNVVQSFEDAVGQQDVSMQIALYAERELVDLVTFDDEGEELSITGQWLNIIGQPQLQTMMQTALGLPSDLALLDIDQQVGIMQDAAKKRFGSDDLTMFSDPEQLEKLVNTYLARTELNAYSGAASSGALALSLLQA
- the flbT gene encoding flagellar biosynthesis repressor FlbT, which produces MSGLVLKLAPKERVLVNGAVIENGDRRSRLSIVTPDANILRLRDAIHPENANTPVRRVCYAAQLVLTGDSDPEEDRLPMLRRIEELSQVFVDADSRSALAEATEALLEDNHYRCLKSLRTLLPREERLMAIRPS
- a CDS encoding flagellar basal body-associated protein FliL, with the translated sequence MIAKLLPVILLIVGTAAGIGAGIMLAPSPEPKAEQAAGDMGDDIDHADGEEAEHAQEAGEDGLGPDPNREYIKIDNQFVIPVVERENLSSLVVIALSLEVKTGMSDKVHLYEPKLRDAFLQVLFDHANMGGFRGAFTRSDVLNPLRTALREAAQRELGKGVYDVLIVEISRQDV
- the flgG gene encoding flagellar basal-body rod protein FlgG yields the protein MRALKIAATGMSAQQLRVETIANNLANMNTTAYNPRRAEFADLHYQQVTRAGTVNASDGTILPTGVQVGLGVRPAAISVHLQQGAPEQTGNDLDVAIEGKGYLEVTLPSGQSGYTRDGSLKRSAEGLIVTSDGYTVAPDVTVPDDAISISINGSGEVYAYFEETAEGQLLGQFNLASFTNPKGLEAIGSNLFSETEASGAPNVSTAGENGLGTFRQGYLEGSSVDSVREVTELIEAQRGYEMNSKVISAVDQMMSATTQIR
- a CDS encoding flagellar hook-basal body complex protein, which encodes MGNVGYATLSRQTGLMREMRVVANNIANAATTGYRSEGLIFSEFVQSSPGQQSLSMARANIFNTSMEQGQLTQTGGSFDFAIEGDAYFMIETPLGERLTRSGAFSPNAAGDLVTMDGHKVLDAGRAPVFIPGTAESIHVGADGTITADGNTVGQIGLFQPDEETTLMREDGVMFRAEGEIVESETAKVVQGFLEGSNVNAITQVSRMIEIQRAYEMGQSFLETEDQRIRNAIEKLIKS
- the fliE gene encoding flagellar hook-basal body complex protein FliE gives rise to the protein MDIRSITAAAGGYAAARPATKADPEFAGPSPTDQLRSSFANFANTMQVGEQTAVQSMTGGGDPHALVQALAQTELAVETAVTVRNKVVEAYQEILRMPV
- a CDS encoding FliI/YscN family ATPase yields the protein MIPELKALTEQIASKKLATSMGRVSGISGGEIEISGLEREARIGDRLVLVRGPGDELHGEVLKISDSKISMLPDRAPDRVAMNDRVMLRPAPAFAPGDNWIGRVIDPFGEPLDGRPMLRGEQARDLMAPPPKAAGRRHMGARLETGLSVFNTILPIVQGQRIGLFAGSGVGKSTLLAKMAQFMQADVVVMALIGERGREVNHFVEEVLGPEGMKRAVVVAATSDQSALVRRRSAWAAMTIAEHFRDQGKNVLFMADSVTRFAEAHREISAASGEAPSLRGYPPSVTPLITGLCERAGPGANGQGDITAVFSVLVAGSDMDEPIADILRGVLDGHIVLNREIAERGRFPAVDVSRSVSRSLPAAATEEENAAILEVRKFLGSYEQSEVMIRAGLYSEGNDAVLDQAVKIWPELDAFFGKEDPSGISNSFNRLQLMLRRATRGR
- the flgH gene encoding flagellar basal body L-ring protein FlgH — encoded protein: MNTKSIATKLALTGLVLLGACGRMDHLGKPPTLSETTESPEHVAMLWQGLPTEVQNQRAVDGASLWSGSQNSLLGDRRAVNRGDILTVVIEFDEEAEISNGTSRSRSSAESMGVPQLFGLPQRIDGKLPEGASMANAVDLTGASSSKGNGSVKRNEKLEMRVAATVVDVLPNGVLAISGKQEVRVNFELRELLVSGYVRPQDISRQNQITYDKIASARISYGGRGQITDVQQPRYGQQVLDAILPF
- a CDS encoding acetate--CoA ligase family protein, whose translation is MKSLNRLFRPKTIAVVGGGAWCRLVIEQCQKMGFDGEIWPLHPKAEELAGLPVYRDVASLPQAPDATFVGVNRFATIEVVRDLAARDAGGAVCFASGFLEAQAEDAEGADLQAQLLQAAGEMPFLGPNCYGFINYLDGALLWPDQHGGARVERGVALITQSSNIAINLTMQTRGLPIAYVVAAGNQAQSGIAAIGEALLDDDRVTALGLHIEGFGDLRAFEALAAKARALGKPIIALKVGKSVEAQAATISHTASLAGGDAGAQALLSRLGIARLDDLPAFLETLKLLHVTGPLANNRLGSISCSGGEASLAADTAHDLPVVFPPLNDTQTADLRAALGPMVALANPLDYHTYIWRDTPAMTRAWSAMMDPSLAMTLLIVDFPRPDRCSAGDWDCAIEAAIGARQATGANVALVATLPELLPEAVSDQLMAAGVVPFCGLREALVACAASAAPEPEIAEPVLLPTTVVEPSLVSEAEAKFRLAQYGLRVPKSIRAKSPGMARAAAADIGYPVVLKGEGVAHKTEAGAVVLGLNCGGDVSAAAAAMPTERFLVEEMVGGTVAELLIGVVKDPAHGFVLTLAAGGTLTEILQDRCSLLLPASDAAIDAALDGLKIAKILAGYRGKPAADRGAILRAVRSVQDYVLAEAEGLEEIEINPLLCTPEDAVAADALMRRKDMMR
- a CDS encoding flagellar biosynthetic protein FliQ: MSSPILAVALVVGLAIGLFQALTSVQEMTLTFVPKLAAIVVVFWMSMGFMTQTLVAFFNGHIIPLIAGVS
- the flgC gene encoding flagellar basal body rod protein FlgC, with the protein product MSEFSNSLSVTASGLKAQATRLRHVSENISNADTPGYRRKSVPFEAARDLENDVERVKTGRVVLDRSDLENVYDPSHPLADESGHYEGSNVDLMIEIADAREAQRSYDANLKMFEQTRGMSASLMDLLRK